A window of the Lactuca sativa cultivar Salinas chromosome 5, Lsat_Salinas_v11, whole genome shotgun sequence genome harbors these coding sequences:
- the LOC111881892 gene encoding receptor-like protein EIX2 — protein MKKLWVVRFFLFFTFANTNLTSGCFEHERKALLRFKCSIVSDPSGRLSSWHGNKCCHWQGVGCDNATGHVTRLDLEGDRSFLTRRYTKLKGNELNSCLAELSHLSYMDLSGTYFGGSPIPEFIGSLTQLRYLILYSAGFSGMVPHFIGNLSNLRVLDLGDMDLLVVDDFRWFSDLLSLTYLDLSRVSIVKAPNFDKVLLYMIPSLLELRLSGCDLSNSHFYRTHLDPNLTLSIIQKLDLSSNSFQGEFPLFLQNLTSLRVLDLSTNELNSSVPVMKKVVDLNLRQNNFKSIEDTRVWRLCQLKRLDLSFIFMEGGFTGPSTNGSECAQYALEALILDENNFGGQIPKSLGRLTALRELNLAGNDLTGTIPEALGNLTSLRVLYLCENTLTGSIPMSIGNMLLLQTLDLSSNQLNGAIPLSLGNLSELTVLYISDNFLQGPFPAIGQLSKLDSLDISNNSLSGVVTEAHFSNTSMLKYFDANSNYRLRFKISPDWKPPFKIGGLALQSCKIESEFPSWIRTQTSLRKLILSNTSISGPLPYWLRELPITMLDLSHNFLNGPLTNLPSNQIIKHKLKPPYRAIHSLLLKNNLFNGSIPDSVCNYTDLLILDLSGNMLSGGFPDCLGNVRSLNVLILSSNRLSGVIPNSLGNLGSSLQWLALNNNSFHGELPKTLANCTSLALLDLGENMFYGSIPKWIGEYMDLLSFLRLHKNSFTGPIPVELCERPRLQIMDLGENKLTGTIPRCFQNFGKMTEDDYSFFIPGYFEQSLIQIMKGVAREYTMTLKYVVNIDLSSNKLVGEIPKEMVLLSGLLSLNLSNNHLTGRIPDRIGDMNSLESLDLSINHLSGMIPQSLSALTFLSHLNLSHNNLSGRIPTGSQLQTLTDPSIYAANNELCGSPLPINCNHDEVPETGRNAEEDEDDDGDEKIWIYGATGGFTTGFMGIVAILVLKNRWRLAFFKFVGYYIGKKL, from the coding sequence atgaagaagttatgggttGTTCGATTCTTTCTCTTCTTCACTTTTGCAAACACAAACCTCACTTCAGGTTGCTTTGAACATGAGAGAAAAGCTCTTCTCCGATTCAAATGCAGCATTGTATCAGACCCTTCTGGTCGACTATCATCTTGGCATGGAAACAAGTGCTGCCACTGGCAAGGGGTCGGCTGTGATAATGCAACCGGACATGTCACTAGGCTTGACCTCGAAGGTGATCGGTCATTTCTTACAAGACGTTACACGAAGTTAAAGGGAAATGAGTTGAATTCGTGTTTAGCTGAGTTGAGTCATCTGAGTTACATGGATCTGAGTGGGACGTATTTTGGTGGCAGTCCGATTCCTGAGTTCATAGGATCGCTAACTCAACTCAGATATCTGATACTTTATTCAGCGGGATTTTCTGGTATGGTTCCTCATTTTATTGGAAATCTGTCGAATTTGCGTGTGCTTGATCTTGGTGACATGGATCTGCTAGTCGTGGATGATTTCAGATGGTTTTCAGATCTTTTGTCACTCACGTATCTTGATCTGAGCAGAGTGAGCATTGTTAAAGCTCCAAATTTCGACAAAGTATTGTTGTATATGATTCCTTCTTTACTAGAGTTACGCTTGTCAGGTTGTGATCTTTCTAACTCTCATTTCTATCGCACACATCTTGATCCGAATCTTACCCTTTCCATCATTCAAAAACTTGATCTGAGTTCCAATTCTTTCCAAGGTGAATTCCCTCTGTTTTTACAAAACTTGACGTCTTTACGCGTTCTTGATCTTTCGACCAATGAACTCAATTCTTCAGTTCCGGTCATGAAAAAGGTTGTCGATCTCAACCTTCGGCAAAATAATTTCAAGAGTATTGAAGATACCAGGGTCTGGAGACTCTGTCAGTTAAAGCGGTTGGatctttcatttatttttatggAAGGGGGATTCACAGGGCCATCGACCAATGGATCTGAATGTGCCCAATATGCTCTGGAGGCACTGATTCTCGATGAAAACAATTTTGGTGgccaaatcccgaaatcactagGAAGGCTAACGGCCTTGAGAGAGTTGAATCTGGCAGGGAATGACTTAACAGGAACCATCCCGGAAGCATTAGGAAATTTAACAAGTTTACGGGTATTATATCTATGTGAGAACACATTAACGGGTTCAATTCCGATGTCTATCGGAAACATGCTGTTGTTACAAACACTTGATTTATCTTCAAACCAATTAAACGGGGCAATTCCATTATCGCTAGGAAACCTCTCAGAACTCACCGTTCTTTATATATCCGATAACTTTTTACAAGGCCCTTTTCCTGCCATCGGACAACTTTCCAAACTTGATTCTCTTGATATATCAAACAATTCTTTATCTGGTGTAGTCACTGAAGCCCATTTCTCAAATACATCCATGTTAAAATACTTTGATGCAAACTCAAACTACAGGTTGAGATTCAAGATTTCACCGGATTGGAAACCTCCTTTCAAAATAGGAGGACTTGCACTTCAATCTTGCAAAATTGAATCTGAATTTCCAAGTTGGATTCGAACACAAACAAGTCTTCGAAAGTTAATCCTTTCCAATACTAGCATTTCTGGACCACTCCCATATTGGCTTAGAGAGCTCCCTATTACCATGCTTGATCTCTCCCATAACTTTCTCAACGGTCCATTGACAAACCTTCCATCTAACCAAATAATCAAGCACAAGTTGAAGCCTCCTTACCGTGCGATACATTCGTTGCTTCTGAAGAACAACCTCTTTAACGGATCAATTCCAGATTCAGTGTGTAATTATACAGATTTACTTATTCTCGATCTTTCTGGAAACATGTTATCGGGGGGATTTCCAGATTGCCTTGGAAATGTCAGAAGTTTGAATGTTTTGATATTAAGTTCCAACAGGCTCTCGGGTGTCATTCCAAACTCTCTTGGGAATCTTGGTTCTTCGCTACAATGGTTAGCTCTAAACAACAATAGTTTCCATGGTGAACTTCCGAAAACTCTAGCAAATTGCACAAGTTTAGCATTGTTGGATTTGGGTGAAAACATGTTCTATGGAAGTATACCAAAATGGATTGGTGAATATATGGATCTTCTGAGTTTCCTCAGGCTACATAAAAATAGTTTCACAGGTCCAATTCCTGTAGAGTTGTGTGAAAGACCCAGGCTCCAAATCATGGATCTTGGAGAAAACAAATTAACAGGAACTATCCCTCGCTGTTTCCAGAACTTTGGTAAAATGACTGAGGATGACTACAGTTTTTTTATCCCAGGTTACTTCGAGCAGAGTTTGATCCAGATAATGAAAGGAGTTGCGCGAGAGTATACAATGACATTGAAATACGTTGTCAACATTGACCTTTCAAGCAATAAACTGGTGGGGGAAATACCCAAGGAAATGGTACTTCTTTCAGGATTGCTTAGTCTTAACTTGTCAAACAACCACCTCACAGGTCGTATTCCGGATAGAATTGGTGATATGAATTCGTTAGAATCTCTTGACCTTTCTATCAACCATCTTTCAGGGATGATCCCACAAAGTCTGTCGGCATTGACATTTCTTAGCCATCTGAATTTGTCACACAATAACTTATCCGGAAGAATCCCAACAGGAAGTCAGCTCCAGACACTCACTGATCCATCCATATATGCTGCCAATAATGAGCTTTGTGGTAGTCCGTTGCCAATCAATTGCAACCATGATGAAGTCCCAGAAACTGGAAGAAATGCTGAGGAAGATGAAGACGATGATGGCGATGAGAAGATATGGATTTATGGTGCAACAGGTGGTTTCACAACCGGGTTTATGGGAATTGTAGCAATTCTGGTGCTTAAGAACAGATGGAGACTTGCTTTCTTTAAGTTTGTGGGATATTACATCGGGAAGAAACTGTGA